In a genomic window of Halostella litorea:
- a CDS encoding metallophosphoesterase family protein codes for MSRCILVMGDNHGDVGSLERVLDDVEDEPIDLAVHVGDFTRAWRHDRELGVEQLRVVEPLLDRIDDAVDHGLLWVWGNQDHFGDIDYGIDAGTEIPADGYVTVDGQRFTNAPEHVEDDVVLVTHMEKWSLVDHFDGRAHFCGNTHLGRLTDRRLNSAFLQASAPDADEPTYGGYFVVELGDEGPRDVELRPLGDLERRTCERHGDRGVQFLPADWECMYCRDERILYRELAGSAFYGCADGDDGAAVTEADLVEHAVSLRDDPEPGFRRDFERYVADIGDDRYAPLAREDGEGDRLVVADEGYSY; via the coding sequence ATGTCCCGGTGCATCCTCGTCATGGGCGACAACCACGGCGACGTCGGATCGCTGGAGCGCGTCCTCGACGACGTCGAGGACGAACCGATCGATCTCGCCGTCCACGTCGGCGACTTCACGCGGGCGTGGCGACATGACCGGGAGCTAGGCGTCGAGCAGCTCCGGGTGGTCGAGCCGCTGCTGGACCGGATCGACGACGCGGTCGACCACGGGCTGCTGTGGGTGTGGGGCAACCAGGATCACTTCGGCGACATCGACTACGGGATCGACGCCGGGACGGAGATACCGGCCGACGGCTACGTCACCGTCGACGGCCAGCGGTTCACCAACGCGCCCGAACACGTCGAGGACGACGTGGTCCTCGTCACCCACATGGAGAAGTGGTCGCTGGTGGACCACTTCGACGGGCGGGCGCACTTCTGTGGCAACACCCACCTCGGCCGGCTGACGGACCGTCGGCTCAACTCCGCGTTCCTGCAGGCGTCGGCCCCGGACGCCGACGAACCGACGTACGGCGGGTACTTCGTCGTCGAACTCGGCGACGAGGGCCCCCGCGACGTCGAACTCCGCCCGCTCGGCGACCTCGAACGCCGGACCTGCGAGCGCCACGGCGACCGCGGCGTCCAGTTCCTGCCGGCGGACTGGGAGTGCATGTACTGCCGCGACGAGCGGATCCTGTACCGGGAACTGGCCGGGTCGGCGTTTTATGGGTGTGCGGACGGCGACGACGGCGCGGCCGTGACCGAGGCGGATCTGGTCGAGCACGCCGTCTCGCTCCGGGACGACCCAGAGCCGGGGTTCCGCCGCGACTTCGAGCGATACGTCGCCGACATCGGGGACGACAGGTACGCGCCGCTGGCCCGCGAGGACGGGGAGGGGGATCGGCTCGTCGTGGCCGACGAGGGCTACTCGTACTGA
- a CDS encoding bifunctional 4-hydroxy-2-oxoglutarate aldolase/2-dehydro-3-deoxy-phosphogluconate aldolase: MEKQETLRQMQDSGVVAVMRGADADAVVDIAHALREGGVTALELTADTPGVMGLIEDVVDALDDTEVVVGAGTVLDAETARAAILAGAEFVVSPSFHEDVVETCNRYGVPVAPGVATPTEAIEAYQAGADMVKLFPASDLGPGYLSSIKGPLGQVPIMPTGGVGPDNAGEFIEAGAECVGAGSSLVDHDAVERDDFEAITENAAAMVDAVEDAR; this comes from the coding sequence ATGGAAAAGCAGGAGACGCTCCGGCAGATGCAGGACAGCGGCGTCGTCGCGGTCATGCGCGGCGCGGACGCGGACGCGGTCGTCGACATCGCACACGCGCTCCGCGAGGGCGGCGTCACGGCGCTGGAACTCACCGCCGACACGCCCGGCGTGATGGGCCTCATCGAGGACGTCGTCGACGCGCTCGACGACACCGAGGTCGTCGTCGGCGCGGGCACCGTCCTCGACGCCGAGACGGCCCGGGCGGCCATCCTCGCGGGCGCGGAGTTCGTCGTCTCGCCCTCGTTCCACGAGGACGTGGTCGAGACGTGCAACCGCTACGGCGTCCCCGTCGCGCCCGGCGTCGCCACCCCGACCGAGGCCATCGAGGCGTACCAGGCCGGCGCGGACATGGTGAAACTGTTCCCCGCCTCGGATCTGGGCCCGGGCTACCTCTCCAGCATCAAGGGGCCGCTCGGGCAGGTGCCGATCATGCCGACCGGCGGCGTCGGCCCGGACAACGCCGGCGAGTTCATCGAGGCCGGCGCGGAGTGTGTCGGCGCGGGCAGTTCGCTCGTCGACCACGACGCTGTCGAGCGGGACGACTTCGAGGCGATCACCGAGAACGCCGCGGCGATGGTCGACGCAGTCGAGGACGCGCGGTAG
- a CDS encoding tyrosine-type recombinase/integrase, producing the protein MGVGSVTDDLEPIGPREAVEMWLDHQRSTRAETTIETYEYRLAPFVDWCEEEGIDDLSELSSRDVFEYESTRRGEDLAVSTLNNQIGTLKLFLGFCVRIEAVSEDLPQKIEVPTSEEFRAMVSQEKLKATRAKELRENLHRYARATRRQAMFELLWHTGCRVGGLRSLDLCDLYFEEADLERLRHRNDIDEEVLEEADPPFVFFQHRPDAGVGTRLKNGIEGERAVGVTQTVADRVQEYIDVNRTRRSGEDGRRPLFTTEHGDTARVSTSSVRREIYIMTQPCRFGDCPHDRDPQECEATDHGFESRCPSGRSPHPIRSGVITYLRDQGWPPEAVGERVDATPETIRLHYDLPDKIRRMQSRRTYIEETY; encoded by the coding sequence ATGGGGGTCGGAAGCGTGACCGACGACCTGGAGCCGATCGGGCCGCGGGAGGCGGTCGAGATGTGGCTCGACCACCAGCGGTCGACGCGAGCGGAGACGACGATAGAGACCTACGAGTACCGACTGGCTCCGTTCGTGGACTGGTGCGAAGAGGAGGGGATAGACGACCTCTCCGAGCTGTCGAGCCGGGACGTGTTCGAGTACGAGTCCACCCGACGCGGGGAGGACCTGGCCGTGTCGACCCTGAACAACCAGATCGGGACGCTGAAGCTGTTCCTCGGGTTTTGCGTCCGGATCGAGGCGGTCAGCGAGGACCTGCCGCAGAAGATCGAGGTGCCGACCTCGGAGGAGTTCCGGGCGATGGTCAGCCAGGAGAAGCTGAAGGCGACCCGTGCGAAGGAACTCCGCGAGAACCTGCACCGGTACGCCCGCGCGACTCGCCGACAGGCGATGTTCGAACTGCTGTGGCATACAGGATGCCGGGTGGGCGGCCTCCGGTCGCTCGACCTGTGCGACCTGTACTTCGAGGAGGCCGACCTCGAACGGTTGCGCCACCGGAACGACATCGACGAGGAGGTGCTGGAAGAAGCCGATCCGCCGTTCGTGTTCTTCCAGCACCGGCCCGACGCCGGCGTCGGAACGCGGCTGAAGAACGGTATCGAAGGCGAGCGTGCGGTCGGTGTGACTCAGACGGTCGCGGACCGCGTACAGGAGTACATCGACGTGAACCGGACCCGGCGTAGCGGTGAGGACGGCCGACGCCCGCTATTCACGACCGAACACGGGGACACGGCGCGCGTGTCCACGTCGAGCGTCCGGCGGGAGATCTACATCATGACCCAACCGTGCCGGTTCGGCGACTGTCCGCACGACCGGGATCCCCAGGAGTGCGAGGCGACCGATCACGGCTTTGAGTCCCGGTGTCCGTCGGGCCGGTCGCCGCACCCGATCCGCTCCGGGGTCATCACGTACCTGCGTGACCAGGGGTGGCCGCCGGAGGCGGTCGGCGAACGGGTCGACGCCACGCCGGAGACCATCCGGCTGCACTACGACCTGCCGGACAAGATCCGGCGGATGCAGTCCCGACGAACGTACATCGAGGAGACGTACTAA
- a CDS encoding DNA adenine methylase, which translates to MTLSAFPYIGGKTRLASWVIDHLPPHTAYVEPFGGSGAVLLNKPRSTVEVFNDKDDDVVTFFRVARQRPEELAEWCRMTPFSEQLHNRWADAFFAGERPDDELEHAGRWLFLRYSQYAAKVSSKSGFKRESPNDEKGSRNARNWGNVPDRIDDVAERFRGVSVVNEDYQTVIERYDSPETVYYLDPPYFGKEDFYQESAEHSSLEQTLDDIDGYAIVSYSEIPPGLYEDWHTVEKTTHHSAAGNGKEADERLLMNFDPETVEPWVPAQQTAASEWGSEA; encoded by the coding sequence GTGACCCTGAGCGCATTCCCCTACATCGGCGGCAAGACCCGGCTCGCCAGCTGGGTCATCGACCACCTGCCGCCGCACACCGCGTACGTCGAACCCTTCGGCGGCTCCGGCGCGGTCCTGCTGAACAAGCCCCGGAGTACGGTCGAGGTGTTCAACGACAAGGACGACGACGTAGTGACGTTCTTCCGCGTCGCACGCCAGCGCCCCGAGGAGCTGGCCGAGTGGTGCCGGATGACGCCGTTCTCCGAACAGCTTCACAATAGATGGGCCGACGCGTTCTTCGCCGGCGAGCGCCCCGACGACGAGCTCGAGCACGCCGGGCGGTGGCTGTTCCTCCGGTACAGCCAGTACGCCGCGAAAGTGTCCTCGAAAAGCGGGTTCAAGCGTGAGAGTCCGAACGACGAGAAGGGCAGCCGGAACGCGCGAAACTGGGGCAACGTCCCCGACCGTATCGACGACGTGGCCGAACGCTTCCGGGGCGTCTCCGTGGTCAATGAGGACTACCAGACCGTCATCGAACGGTACGACTCCCCCGAAACGGTGTACTACCTCGACCCACCGTACTTCGGGAAAGAAGACTTCTACCAAGAATCGGCGGAACACTCCTCCCTCGAGCAGACACTCGATGACATCGACGGCTACGCGATCGTCAGCTACTCGGAGATCCCGCCTGGGCTGTACGAGGACTGGCACACCGTCGAGAAAACGACCCACCACTCCGCTGCGGGGAACGGCAAGGAGGCCGACGAGCGGCTCCTGATGAACTTCGACCCGGAGACGGTCGAGCCGTGGGTACCAGCACAGCAGACGGCGGCGAGTGAATGGGGGTCGGAAGCGTGA
- a CDS encoding beta clamp domain-containing protein: MSRAVESDDRTDDLTADADEEPAVSILTNGDPIRSLAELLDPVADEFRVRFDEDGIHTKAIDPANVALVDLTAHAQGFERFDVHEPTTFGLSLPAFENAVTWARKRGGDGDPVAIDVFDDPARMRVRVTRPDQEITRVTEWFGVDTDMLREDPHIPEELTLPCRADPSVKAFNQGIKAVDSNHDHAFVTRDDSTFVLGSQADGNTTPSDDEDGRTDPEDAVLFANCAWAESDDVEPFSTLFSLDYLTDIAAGIKRGKADRLLVKWGDEFPAKFEIEHDEWGFEATYMLAPRIKKDNQEGSA, translated from the coding sequence ATGAGCCGCGCCGTCGAATCCGACGACCGGACCGACGACCTCACGGCCGACGCCGACGAGGAGCCCGCCGTCAGCATCCTCACCAACGGCGATCCCATCCGATCGCTGGCCGAGCTGCTCGACCCCGTCGCCGACGAGTTCCGCGTTCGGTTCGACGAGGACGGCATCCACACGAAGGCCATCGACCCGGCCAACGTCGCGCTCGTCGACCTGACCGCCCACGCCCAGGGCTTCGAACGGTTCGACGTCCACGAACCCACGACGTTCGGCCTCTCGCTGCCTGCCTTCGAGAACGCCGTGACGTGGGCGCGGAAGCGCGGCGGCGACGGTGACCCCGTCGCAATCGATGTGTTCGACGACCCCGCACGGATGCGCGTCCGGGTGACCCGACCGGACCAGGAGATCACCCGCGTCACGGAGTGGTTCGGCGTCGACACCGACATGCTCCGGGAGGATCCCCACATCCCGGAGGAGCTCACGCTCCCCTGTCGCGCGGACCCGAGCGTGAAAGCGTTCAACCAGGGTATCAAGGCCGTCGACAGCAATCACGACCACGCGTTCGTCACCCGCGACGACTCGACGTTCGTGCTGGGGAGTCAGGCGGACGGCAACACGACGCCGTCCGACGACGAGGACGGGCGGACCGACCCCGAGGATGCGGTGCTGTTCGCCAACTGCGCGTGGGCCGAGAGTGACGACGTGGAGCCGTTCTCGACGTTGTTCAGTCTCGACTACCTGACGGACATCGCGGCCGGCATCAAGCGCGGGAAGGCCGACCGGCTCCTCGTCAAGTGGGGCGACGAGTTCCCCGCGAAGTTCGAGATCGAACACGACGAATGGGGTTTCGAGGCGACGTACATGCTCGCGCCCCGAATCAAGAAGGATAACCAGGAGGGATCCGCGTGA
- a CDS encoding helix-turn-helix domain-containing protein, whose protein sequence is MRQSGTWMTIWDDRILEIIRNEDAGRVGDLAERDGIRISQSSVSRRCGKLADHGLLKPLGNGVYTITDRGKAYLDEEYDAENEVYLNGGSSLDAPSTSESTEP, encoded by the coding sequence ATGAGACAGTCCGGGACATGGATGACAATCTGGGATGACCGGATCTTAGAGATAATCAGGAACGAAGATGCCGGGAGGGTGGGCGATCTCGCCGAGCGGGACGGTATCAGAATATCTCAATCGTCCGTCTCGCGGCGTTGTGGGAAGCTTGCTGACCACGGACTGCTCAAACCACTCGGGAACGGTGTCTACACTATCACGGACCGCGGTAAAGCGTATCTCGACGAAGAATATGATGCTGAGAACGAGGTGTACCTCAATGGCGGTAGCTCTCTAGATGCCCCCTCCACATCTGAGAGTACTGAGCCGTGA
- a CDS encoding DUF7344 domain-containing protein has translation MPSQSCYPEKAPAIDKLLDTLSNHLRRQVIDYFENHTQSRTASLDELVVYVERQVPSEGHEQLKLNLIHVHLPELAERGWIDYDRQDYQIHYNGHENADRWLREVRSVFL, from the coding sequence ATGCCTTCACAATCTTGTTATCCAGAAAAAGCGCCGGCTATAGATAAACTTCTGGACACGTTGAGTAATCACCTCCGGCGTCAGGTGATCGATTACTTCGAGAACCACACGCAATCCAGGACGGCATCGCTGGATGAGTTGGTCGTCTACGTGGAACGCCAAGTCCCTTCGGAGGGCCATGAACAACTGAAGTTGAATCTAATCCACGTCCATCTACCCGAGCTTGCTGAAAGAGGTTGGATCGATTACGACCGGCAAGACTACCAGATCCACTATAACGGCCATGAGAACGCTGATCGTTGGCTACGAGAGGTGCGTTCCGTGTTCCTGTAG
- a CDS encoding HalOD1 output domain-containing protein, translating into MSNSDETRERYEPDQNRELSTAVLGAIEDQTGKDLTNSEFQLYDDINPDALNNLFREDASANTTVQFDTDSVTVTLWGDGAVEIQVSSQDEDG; encoded by the coding sequence ATGTCGAACAGCGATGAAACGCGCGAGCGGTACGAACCAGACCAGAACCGAGAGTTGAGTACCGCTGTACTGGGGGCTATTGAAGACCAGACTGGAAAAGATCTAACGAACTCAGAATTTCAACTCTACGATGATATCAATCCGGACGCGCTCAATAACCTCTTTCGGGAGGATGCAAGTGCCAACACCACTGTTCAGTTTGATACTGATAGCGTGACTGTCACACTGTGGGGTGATGGGGCGGTAGAGATACAGGTTTCCTCACAAGATGAGGACGGATAG
- a CDS encoding tyrosine-type recombinase/integrase gives MRTERNRDGSWNVWMSREEYRELPRAADTFEHEIAVRLMGDCGLRVAEVLDVRPEHIDRMSDGRHYELEVVGGKDTTGEYDGGKHRETWLPVEFEAVINRYVQERGLADGEPLIDRSKRTVQYWVEEAAGDAAAATGDDDYRRLSTHDLRRCWANHLLVEENVSPRIVMALGGWSSYDAIEPYLAAPTEENIIESMGEIGL, from the coding sequence ATGCGTACTGAACGCAACAGAGACGGGAGCTGGAACGTGTGGATGAGTCGGGAGGAGTACCGGGAGCTGCCGCGGGCGGCCGACACCTTCGAGCACGAGATCGCGGTGCGGTTGATGGGCGACTGTGGGCTCCGGGTCGCGGAGGTGCTCGACGTGCGGCCCGAGCACATCGACCGGATGAGCGACGGGCGGCATTACGAGCTGGAGGTCGTCGGCGGGAAGGACACGACCGGCGAGTACGACGGCGGCAAGCACCGCGAGACGTGGCTCCCGGTCGAGTTCGAGGCGGTCATCAATCGCTACGTCCAGGAGCGTGGGCTCGCCGACGGCGAGCCGCTGATCGACCGCTCGAAGCGGACCGTGCAGTACTGGGTGGAAGAGGCGGCGGGTGATGCAGCGGCGGCGACCGGCGACGACGATTACCGGCGGCTGTCGACGCACGACCTACGGCGGTGCTGGGCGAACCACCTGCTCGTCGAGGAGAACGTGAGTCCCCGGATCGTGATGGCGCTCGGTGGGTGGTCGTCGTATGATGCGATAGAGCCGTATCTGGCCGCTCCAACGGAGGAGAATATTATCGAGAGTATGGGCGAGATAGGCCTGTAG
- a CDS encoding PIN domain-containing protein, protein MRLLLDTNVLVAAVTRDTERSDAAVKLLNEADETYVSVLNLMELRSVLTKKKQFERDRIEQIENRITSRATVTFPDASDMMEANRLQSETLLYPMDALVLAAADAVDATLVSFDAELVEHGAEHPKDVV, encoded by the coding sequence ATGAGACTCCTCCTGGATACGAACGTTCTCGTCGCCGCCGTCACCCGTGACACGGAGCGGTCCGACGCCGCGGTGAAGCTCCTCAACGAAGCTGACGAGACGTACGTCTCCGTGCTGAATCTGATGGAACTCCGCAGCGTCCTCACGAAGAAAAAGCAGTTCGAGCGCGACCGGATCGAGCAGATCGAGAACCGGATCACATCCCGTGCCACGGTCACGTTCCCCGACGCCTCCGACATGATGGAAGCCAACCGGCTCCAGTCCGAGACGCTACTCTACCCGATGGACGCGCTGGTTCTCGCCGCGGCCGACGCCGTCGACGCTACTCTCGTTTCGTTCGACGCCGAACTCGTCGAACACGGTGCGGAACACCCGAAAGACGTAGTGTAG